From a single Nematostella vectensis chromosome 3, jaNemVect1.1, whole genome shotgun sequence genomic region:
- the LOC5513865 gene encoding trace amine-associated receptor 1, whose protein sequence is MANESGITRESSDYNKTGWIVAFTAVAVATIVGNSLTLAVFHRTKMFHRRSSYLLINLTVADGLVGVLSIPLFIYILCVRDVGSVLSNVYTFQDIFLGLTSVTSLMFISAERFYAVRYPLKYRSLSTRPHVIMILLSWTFAGFIASARILTTLGLLDTMTLTYLMVCSITVPLFLTCLFYTAVWVTNKARHFQGRMMHQENKLSLTLFIITSVFIISWTPFPVANIVVTFWPAIPGFSGFITFLNVAKLLHYGNSLSNPIIYTMKMTEFRKSLIQLVFKQGSYYKPQSKRLTAMSRLYTMSGEKKRKASGVLV, encoded by the coding sequence ATGGCTAACGAGTCGGGCATCACGCGAGAATCTTCAGACTACAACAAGACTGGATGGATAGTTGCCTTCACAGCTGTGGCAGTTGCTACTATCGTTGGGAACTCGTTGACTCTGGCCGTTTTCCACCGCACCAAAATGTTCCATCGCCGCAGTAGCTACCTCTTGATAAACCTGACCGTAGCTGATGGGCTAGTAGGAGTTTTGTCCATCCCTTTATTCATTTATATTCTCTGCGTAAGGGACGTTGGGAGTGTTCTGAGTAATGTTTACACATTCCAAGATATTTTTCTCGGGCTCACGTCGGTTACTTCCCTCATGTTTATCTCGGCTGAAAGATTCTATGCCGTCAGATACCCGCTCAAATACAGATCGCTGTCAACACGACCGCACGTAATCATGATCTTGCTTTCTTGGACTTTTGCTGGTTTTATCGCGAGTGCGCGTATTCTAACCACTCTTGGATTATTGGACACTATGACTCTCACGTATTTGATGGTGTGCTCTATCACTGTACCTCTTTTTCTCACGTGCTTGTTTTACACGGCTGTTTGGGTCACCAACAAGGCGCGCCACTTTCAAGGGAGGATGATGCAtcaggaaaacaaattatcgctCACTCTATTCATCATCACAAGCGTTTTTATTATCAGTTGGACTCCGTTTCCAGTTGCGAACATCGTCGTGACCTTCTGGCCTGCTATCCCGGGCTTTTCGGGTTTTATTACGTTTTTGAACGTTGCAAAGTTGCTGCATTACGGGAACTCGTTGTCTAACCCCATCATTTACACCATGAAAATGACGGAGTTTAGGAAGAGCTTGATTCAGTTAGTGTTTAAGCAGGGTTCTTATTATAAGCCTCAGTCTAAAAGATTGACTGCCATGTCACGCTTGTATACCATGTCGggcgagaaaaaaagaaaagcatCAGGTGTATTAGTGTAG